Proteins encoded within one genomic window of Citrobacter amalonaticus Y19:
- a CDS encoding glutathione S-transferase family protein, which produces MGQLIDGVWHDTWYDTKSTGGKFQRSVSAFRNWLTTDGTPGPSGEGGFAAEKDRYHLYVSLACPWAHRTLILRKLKGLEPFISVSVVNPLMLENGWTFDDDFPAATGDTLYQHEFLYQLYLHADPHYSGRVTVPVLWDKKNHTIVSNESAEIIRMFNTAFDALGAKAGDYYPPELRNKIDELNGWIYDNVNNGVYKAGFATSQQAYDDAVENVFTALARLEQLLGQHRYLTGNQLTEADIRLWTTLVRFDPVYVTHFKCDKHRISDYLNLYGFLRDIYQIPGIAETVNFDHIRNHYFRSHKTINPTGIISIGPWQDLDEPHGRDSRFR; this is translated from the coding sequence ATGGGACAACTGATCGACGGCGTCTGGCATGACACCTGGTATGACACCAAATCTACCGGGGGCAAATTTCAACGTTCTGTATCGGCATTCCGTAACTGGCTCACGACGGATGGCACACCAGGCCCTTCCGGCGAAGGCGGTTTTGCTGCGGAAAAAGACCGCTATCATCTGTATGTTTCACTCGCCTGTCCGTGGGCGCACCGTACGTTAATCCTGCGTAAGCTCAAGGGGCTGGAGCCGTTTATCTCCGTCTCGGTGGTGAACCCATTGATGCTGGAAAACGGCTGGACCTTTGACGATGATTTCCCGGCGGCCACGGGCGATACCTTATATCAGCATGAGTTTCTGTATCAGCTTTACCTGCACGCCGATCCCCATTACAGCGGTCGCGTCACCGTGCCAGTGCTGTGGGATAAAAAGAACCATACGATTGTCAGCAATGAATCCGCTGAAATCATTCGCATGTTCAATACGGCGTTTGATGCGCTGGGCGCAAAAGCCGGGGACTACTATCCTCCCGAACTGCGCAATAAGATCGACGAACTGAACGGCTGGATTTATGACAACGTTAACAATGGCGTCTATAAAGCTGGCTTTGCCACCAGCCAGCAGGCCTATGACGACGCGGTAGAAAACGTCTTTACCGCGCTGGCGCGACTGGAGCAGCTCCTCGGTCAGCATCGCTATCTGACGGGCAATCAGCTCACAGAGGCAGATATTCGTTTGTGGACAACGCTCGTCCGCTTTGATCCGGTGTATGTCACACATTTCAAATGCGACAAGCATCGCATCAGCGACTATCTCAACCTGTATGGTTTCCTGCGTGATATTTATCAGATACCGGGCATCGCGGAAACGGTCAATTTTGACCATATTCGCAATCACTATTTCCGCAGTCATAAGACGATTAATCCGACGGGCATTATCTCCATTGGCCCGTGGCAGGATCTCGACGAACCGCACGGGCGTGACAGCCGTTTTCGCTGA
- a CDS encoding DUF805 domain-containing protein gives MDWYINVLRNYVGFGGRARRKEFWMFILVNIIFAFVLGVLDKMFGWQRAGGEGILTTIYAILVFLPSWAVQFRRLHDTDRTAWWLLLLVIPVIGWLVIILFSCQDGTPGENRFGPDPKQNEIR, from the coding sequence ATGGACTGGTATATAAACGTTTTACGCAATTACGTCGGTTTCGGTGGCCGGGCCCGCCGCAAAGAGTTCTGGATGTTCATTCTGGTCAACATCATCTTCGCGTTCGTACTGGGCGTCCTGGATAAGATGTTTGGCTGGCAGCGCGCCGGAGGAGAAGGAATACTGACGACGATTTACGCGATCCTCGTCTTTTTACCCAGTTGGGCCGTTCAGTTCCGGCGTCTGCACGATACCGATCGCACCGCCTGGTGGCTGTTATTGTTAGTGATTCCCGTCATCGGCTGGCTGGTGATCATCCTCTTTAGCTGTCAGGACGGCACGCCCGGCGAAAACCGCTTCGGGCCTGACCCTAAACAAAACGAAATACGTTGA
- the yhaJ gene encoding DNA-binding transcriptional regulator YhaJ — MAKERALTLEALRVMDAIDRRGSFAAAADELGRVPSALSYTMQKLEEELDVVLFDRSGHRTKFTNVGRMLLERGRVLLEAADKLTTDAEALARGWETHLTIVTEALVPTPAFFPLIDKLALKANTQLSVITEVLAGAWERLEQGRADIVVAPDMHFRSSSEINSRKLYTLMNVYVAAPDHPIHQEPEPLSEVTRVKYRGVAVADTARERPVLTVQLLDKQARLTVSTIEDKRQALLAGLGVATMPYPLVEEDIAQGRLRVVSPESTSEIDIIMAWRRDSMGEAKAWCLREIPKLFARK; from the coding sequence ATGGCCAAAGAAAGGGCATTAACGCTTGAGGCATTACGCGTAATGGACGCGATAGATCGCCGCGGTAGCTTTGCTGCAGCGGCAGATGAACTGGGACGCGTGCCGTCTGCGCTCAGCTACACCATGCAGAAACTGGAAGAAGAGCTGGATGTGGTGTTGTTTGACCGCTCCGGACATCGAACAAAATTCACTAACGTTGGGCGCATGCTGCTGGAAAGAGGGCGTGTGTTGCTGGAGGCGGCAGATAAGCTCACCACGGACGCCGAGGCGCTGGCGCGAGGGTGGGAGACGCATCTGACGATTGTGACTGAGGCACTGGTGCCGACCCCGGCCTTTTTCCCGCTTATTGATAAACTGGCCCTCAAAGCCAATACGCAGCTTTCGGTGATCACCGAAGTGCTGGCTGGGGCATGGGAGCGGCTGGAACAGGGCAGAGCGGATATCGTGGTGGCCCCGGACATGCACTTTCGCTCGTCGTCTGAAATTAACTCCCGCAAGCTTTATACCCTGATGAACGTCTATGTTGCCGCACCGGATCACCCGATTCATCAGGAGCCGGAACCGCTGTCGGAAGTAACGCGAGTGAAGTATCGCGGCGTCGCGGTCGCGGATACCGCACGTGAACGTCCGGTATTAACGGTACAGTTGCTGGATAAACAAGCGCGCCTCACCGTCAGTACCATTGAAGATAAGCGTCAGGCGTTACTGGCAGGATTAGGGGTGGCGACGATGCCGTATCCGCTGGTGGAAGAGGATATTGCACAAGGGCGACTGCGCGTGGTCAGTCCGGAATCGACCAGCGAGATTGACATCATTATGGCCTGGCGGCGAGACAGTATGGGCGAAGCCAAAGCCTGGTGTTTGCGCGAAATTCCAAAACTGTTTGCCAGGAAATAA
- a CDS encoding pirin family protein — protein MITTRTAKQCGQADYGWLQARYTFSFGHYFDPKLLGYASLRVLNQEVLAPGASFQPRTWPKVDVLNLILEGVAEYRDSEGNNVQAQAGEALLLAAQPGISYSEHNVGKDKPLTRMQLWLDACPERENALVQKMKLTKAKQQLIASPDGENGSLQLRQQAWVHQIELNQGESLSFQLHGPRAYLQSIHGTFHAVTHDEAREALTCGDGAFIRDEANITLVADTPLRALLIDLPV, from the coding sequence ATGATTACTACCCGGACAGCCAAACAATGCGGACAAGCAGACTACGGATGGCTGCAGGCCCGTTACACCTTCTCCTTTGGACACTATTTCGACCCTAAACTGCTGGGCTACGCGTCGCTGCGCGTGCTCAATCAGGAAGTACTGGCGCCCGGCGCGTCCTTCCAGCCGCGCACCTGGCCAAAGGTGGACGTGCTCAATCTGATTCTCGAGGGCGTTGCTGAGTACCGTGACAGTGAAGGCAACAATGTGCAGGCCCAGGCGGGTGAAGCATTACTGCTCGCGGCTCAGCCAGGCATCAGCTACAGCGAGCATAATGTCGGCAAAGACAAACCGCTTACGCGTATGCAGCTGTGGCTCGACGCCTGCCCTGAGCGCGAGAATGCCCTGGTGCAGAAGATGAAACTGACAAAGGCTAAACAGCAGCTGATCGCGTCACCCGACGGCGAGAACGGCAGCCTGCAGTTGCGCCAGCAGGCGTGGGTACACCAGATCGAGCTGAATCAGGGCGAGTCGCTGAGTTTTCAGCTCCACGGCCCGCGCGCCTATTTGCAGTCGATCCACGGTACCTTCCACGCCGTGACCCACGATGAAGCGCGGGAAGCGCTGACCTGTGGCGACGGAGCCTTTATTCGTGATGAAGCTAACATAACGCTCGTTGCCGATACGCCGTTGCGTGCTTTGCTGATAGATTTGCCGGTGTGA
- a CDS encoding serine dehydratase subunit alpha family protein — protein MSETIKNPLWSRFIRAVQEEVKPALGCTEPISLALAAAVAASELRGVVERIDAWVSPNLMKNGLGVTVPGTGMVGLPIAAALGALGGNANAGLEVLKDASAQAIADAKAMLDAGKVSVMLQQPCDDILFSRAKVYSHDGWACVTIVGGHTHIVRIETHNGVTFSQQANASGEAQESPLAVLSETSLEEILAFVNTVPFDAIRFILDAARLNGALSQEGLRGNWGLHIGATMEKQCARGLLANDLSTAILIRTSAASDARMGGATLPAMSNSGSGNQGITATVPVMVVAEHFGADDEKLARALMLSHLSAIYIHHQLPRLSALCAATTAAMGAAAGMAWLVDEGRYRTISMAISSMIGDVSGMICDGASNSCAMKVSTSASAAWKAVLMALDDTAVTGNEGIVAHNVEQSIANLCALACHSMQQTDKQIIEIMARKAH, from the coding sequence ATGTCTGAGACGATAAAAAATCCGTTGTGGTCGCGTTTCATCCGCGCAGTACAGGAGGAGGTGAAACCGGCGCTGGGCTGTACGGAACCGATTTCCCTCGCGCTGGCTGCGGCGGTGGCGGCCTCTGAACTGCGTGGCGTGGTGGAGCGAATCGATGCCTGGGTCTCGCCCAATCTGATGAAAAACGGACTGGGAGTGACGGTGCCGGGAACCGGCATGGTTGGGCTGCCCATCGCCGCTGCGCTGGGGGCGCTGGGCGGGAATGCGAATGCCGGACTGGAGGTGTTGAAAGATGCTTCCGCGCAGGCGATTGCCGATGCGAAGGCGATGCTGGACGCCGGCAAGGTATCGGTGATGTTGCAGCAACCTTGTGACGATATCCTGTTTTCCCGGGCGAAGGTCTATAGCCATGACGGCTGGGCGTGCGTCACCATTGTGGGCGGTCATACCCACATTGTGCGTATCGAAACGCATAACGGCGTGACGTTTTCTCAGCAAGCGAACGCCAGCGGTGAGGCGCAGGAATCGCCGCTGGCGGTGCTTTCTGAGACCTCGCTGGAAGAGATTCTGGCGTTTGTGAATACGGTACCCTTTGACGCCATCCGTTTTATTCTCGACGCCGCCCGGCTCAACGGCGCGTTGTCGCAGGAGGGGCTGCGGGGAAACTGGGGACTGCACATTGGCGCGACGATGGAAAAGCAGTGCGCGCGCGGTTTGCTGGCAAACGATCTTTCGACGGCTATTCTCATCCGGACCAGCGCGGCGTCGGATGCGCGCATGGGCGGGGCAACGCTGCCCGCCATGAGCAATTCCGGTTCCGGCAATCAGGGGATCACCGCCACGGTACCGGTGATGGTTGTCGCCGAGCACTTTGGCGCGGATGACGAGAAACTGGCGCGCGCGCTGATGCTTTCCCATCTGAGCGCAATCTATATACATCATCAGCTTCCGCGTCTGTCGGCGCTATGCGCGGCAACGACCGCCGCGATGGGCGCCGCGGCAGGGATGGCCTGGCTGGTGGACGAAGGACGCTACCGCACGATTTCGATGGCGATCAGCAGCATGATTGGTGATGTCAGCGGAATGATTTGCGACGGGGCATCCAACAGTTGCGCGATGAAAGTGTCCACCAGTGCGTCTGCGGCGTGGAAAGCCGTGTTGATGGCGCTGGATGATACGGCGGTCACGGGTAACGAGGGGATTGTGGCGCACAACGTGGAACAGTCTATTGCCAACCTGTGTGCGCTGGCATGTCATTCAATGCAGCAAACGGATAAGCAGATTATCGAGATCATGGCCCGTAAAGCGCATTAA
- a CDS encoding amino acid permease, whose amino-acid sequence METATNSSVILDASAPARRAGMTESEWQEAIKFDSTDTGWVIMSIGMAIGAGIVFLPVQVGLMGLWVFLLSSIIGYPAMYLFQRLFINTLAESPECKDYPSVISGYLGKNWGILLGALYFVMLVIWMFVYSTAITNDSASYLHTFGVTEGLLSENPFYGLVLICILVAISSRGEKMLFKISTGMVLTKLLVVAALGVSMVGMWHLYNIGALPPMGLLVKNAIITLPFTLTSILFIQTLSPMVISYRSREKSVEVARHKALRAMNIAFGILFVTVFFYAVSFTLAMGHDEAVKAYEQNISALAIAAQFISGAGAGWVKVVSVILNIFAVMTAFFGVYLGFREATQGIAMNILRRKLPAEKINETLVQRGIMLFAIVLAWSAIVLNAPVLSFMSICSPIFGMVGCLIPAWLVYKVPALHKYKGASLYLIIVTGLLLCVSPFLAFS is encoded by the coding sequence ATGGAAACGGCAACGAACAGTAGTGTCATTCTCGACGCCAGCGCTCCAGCGCGTCGGGCTGGCATGACAGAGAGTGAGTGGCAGGAAGCGATTAAATTCGACAGCACCGACACCGGTTGGGTCATTATGAGTATCGGGATGGCGATTGGCGCAGGGATTGTTTTTCTCCCGGTTCAGGTCGGTTTGATGGGACTGTGGGTCTTTTTGCTCTCATCGATTATCGGTTATCCCGCCATGTACCTGTTCCAGCGGCTGTTTATTAATACGCTGGCGGAATCCCCGGAATGCAAAGATTATCCCAGCGTCATCAGCGGGTATCTGGGGAAAAACTGGGGCATTCTGTTAGGCGCGCTGTACTTTGTGATGCTGGTTATCTGGATGTTTGTCTATTCCACGGCCATCACCAACGACAGCGCCTCCTATCTGCATACTTTTGGCGTGACAGAAGGACTTCTGTCCGAAAATCCCTTCTATGGCCTGGTGCTGATCTGCATTCTCGTTGCTATCTCTTCGCGCGGTGAGAAGATGCTGTTCAAAATTTCTACCGGTATGGTGCTGACCAAACTGCTGGTCGTGGCGGCGCTGGGTGTGTCGATGGTTGGCATGTGGCATCTGTACAACATTGGCGCGTTGCCACCGATGGGGTTGCTGGTGAAGAACGCAATTATCACGCTGCCGTTTACCCTGACTTCGATCCTGTTTATCCAGACCCTGAGCCCGATGGTGATCTCCTACCGCTCCCGTGAGAAATCCGTCGAGGTAGCACGTCATAAAGCGCTACGCGCTATGAATATTGCTTTCGGCATTTTGTTTGTCACCGTCTTCTTCTACGCCGTCTCCTTTACGCTGGCAATGGGACACGATGAAGCAGTGAAAGCCTATGAGCAGAATATTTCCGCGCTGGCGATTGCCGCACAGTTCATCAGCGGCGCAGGCGCCGGTTGGGTGAAAGTGGTGAGCGTCATCCTGAACATTTTCGCCGTGATGACTGCGTTCTTTGGCGTCTACTTAGGTTTCCGCGAAGCCACGCAGGGGATTGCGATGAACATCCTGCGCCGCAAACTGCCTGCCGAGAAGATCAATGAAACGCTGGTGCAGCGCGGCATCATGCTGTTTGCCATTGTACTGGCCTGGAGCGCTATCGTGCTCAACGCGCCGGTTCTGAGTTTTATGTCGATTTGTAGCCCTATTTTCGGCATGGTGGGATGTTTGATCCCCGCCTGGCTGGTCTACAAAGTGCCTGCACTGCACAAATACAAAGGGGCGTCGCTGTATCTGATTATCGTCACCGGTTTGCTGCTGTGCGTATCTCCGTTCCTGGCTTTTTCCTGA
- the tdcG gene encoding L-serine ammonia-lyase — translation MISAFDIFKPGIGPSSSHTVGPMNAGKRFIDQLVSSGCLSRTTRISVDLYGSLSLTGKGHATDTAIMMGLAGNSPQSVNIDAIPAFIGEVTRTGRLPVAEGRHVVDFPVADSIVFHEEALPRHENGMRITAWDNQETLVSKTYYSIGGGFIVEEERFGQAHDVETPVPYDFHSARELLKLCEHNGLSVSGLMMQNELALRSKAEIDAGFAQIWDVMQGGIERGMNTEGVLPGPLNVPRRAVALRRLLVSSDSLSSDPMNVIDWINMFALAVSEENAAGGRVVTAPTNGACGIIPAVLAYYDKFRRPLNANSIARYLLAAGAIGALYKMNASISGAEVGCQGEIGVASSMAAAGLTELLGGSPAQVCIAAEIAMEHNLGLTCDPVAGQVQIPCIERNAINAVKAVNAARMALRRTSEPRVSLDKVIETMYETGKDMNDKYRETSRGGLAIKVVCS, via the coding sequence ATGATTAGCGCATTCGATATTTTCAAACCTGGCATTGGTCCTTCCAGTTCCCATACCGTAGGGCCGATGAATGCAGGAAAACGTTTTATCGATCAACTGGTCAGCAGTGGATGCTTATCGCGCACGACGCGCATATCGGTTGATCTGTATGGTTCGCTATCGCTGACAGGAAAAGGCCATGCGACCGATACCGCCATTATGATGGGGCTTGCCGGCAACAGCCCGCAAAGCGTCAACATTGACGCCATCCCGGCGTTTATTGGCGAGGTGACCCGTACTGGCCGCTTGCCGGTCGCTGAAGGGAGGCATGTCGTTGATTTCCCGGTTGCCGACAGCATTGTTTTTCATGAAGAAGCGCTGCCCCGGCACGAGAACGGAATGCGGATCACCGCCTGGGATAACCAGGAAACGCTGGTGAGTAAAACCTACTACTCGATTGGCGGCGGGTTTATCGTGGAGGAAGAGCGCTTTGGTCAGGCGCACGACGTGGAAACGCCGGTCCCTTATGATTTTCATTCCGCCAGAGAATTGCTGAAACTGTGCGAGCACAACGGCCTTTCGGTCTCCGGATTGATGATGCAAAACGAACTGGCGCTGCGCAGTAAGGCGGAAATTGATGCCGGGTTCGCTCAGATCTGGGATGTGATGCAGGGTGGCATTGAACGCGGGATGAATACCGAAGGGGTTTTACCCGGTCCGCTGAATGTGCCGCGTCGCGCAGTGGCGCTACGCCGTCTGCTGGTCTCCAGTGACAGTCTCTCCAGCGACCCGATGAACGTCATCGACTGGATCAACATGTTTGCGCTCGCTGTCAGTGAAGAGAACGCGGCAGGCGGGCGCGTGGTGACGGCGCCAACCAACGGCGCATGCGGCATTATTCCGGCGGTGCTGGCCTATTACGATAAATTCCGTCGCCCGCTGAATGCCAACTCCATTGCCCGCTACCTGCTGGCGGCCGGAGCTATCGGGGCGCTGTACAAAATGAATGCGTCCATTTCCGGGGCGGAAGTCGGCTGTCAGGGGGAAATCGGCGTGGCCAGTTCAATGGCCGCGGCGGGGTTGACTGAGCTGCTGGGCGGCAGTCCGGCGCAGGTTTGCATCGCGGCGGAAATCGCGATGGAGCACAACCTTGGCTTAACCTGCGATCCGGTGGCCGGGCAGGTGCAGATCCCGTGTATTGAACGCAATGCGATCAACGCGGTTAAAGCGGTTAACGCCGCACGCATGGCACTGCGCCGCACCTCTGAGCCGCGTGTCTCGCTGGATAAGGTCATCGAGACCATGTACGAGACGGGTAAGGACATGAACGATAAGTACCGCGAAACCTCGCGCGGCGGCCTGGCTATCAAAGTGGTGTGCAGTTAG